One window of Nocardia sp. NBC_00508 genomic DNA carries:
- a CDS encoding roadblock/LC7 domain-containing protein, whose translation MNPDLGGTNRQLDWLVSNFANEVPGVAHAVLVSADGLLMAASAQLPVDRAEQLSAVTAGLASLSVGVSNLFEGGTVLQSVVEMEHGYLLLMAVGDGSYLAVLTNTSCDIGQVGYEMALLVERVGQTVQATPRVTMGS comes from the coding sequence ATGAACCCCGATCTAGGTGGTACGAACCGTCAGCTGGATTGGCTGGTTTCGAACTTTGCCAACGAGGTTCCTGGCGTAGCCCATGCCGTCCTGGTCTCGGCTGACGGCCTACTCATGGCCGCGAGTGCCCAGCTGCCCGTCGATCGCGCCGAACAGCTCTCGGCCGTGACGGCCGGTCTGGCCAGCCTGTCAGTCGGCGTCTCGAATCTATTCGAGGGCGGCACCGTGCTGCAGTCCGTCGTCGAGATGGAGCACGGCTACCTGCTACTCATGGCTGTCGGCGACGGTTCCTATCTCGCGGTGCTGACCAACACCTCATGTGACATCGGTCAGGTCGGCTACGAGATGGCTCTGTTGGTCGAGCGTGTCGGCCAGACTGTTCAGGCCACGCCACGCGTCACGATGGGTTCCTGA
- a CDS encoding GTP-binding protein, whose translation MVGAVSEIVPLRTEALVTNASAGIDNLTGIPMKSTTTVAMDFGRISLADDLVLYLFGTPGQYRFWFMWDDLIRGAIGAVVLVDTRRLEDSFAAVDYFEARGLPFLVALNEFDDAPRYPIEDIRQALAVPADTPILSIDARRREPAKQALVALTEYALRKVMQGY comes from the coding sequence ATGGTCGGTGCCGTCTCGGAGATCGTTCCGCTGCGCACCGAGGCATTGGTGACCAATGCCAGCGCCGGGATCGACAATCTGACCGGCATTCCGATGAAGTCGACCACTACGGTGGCGATGGACTTCGGCCGAATCAGCCTCGCCGACGATCTGGTGCTGTATCTGTTCGGCACGCCCGGCCAGTATCGGTTCTGGTTCATGTGGGACGACCTGATCCGCGGCGCCATCGGCGCCGTGGTGCTGGTCGACACCCGCAGACTGGAGGACAGCTTCGCGGCCGTCGACTACTTCGAAGCGCGCGGCCTACCCTTCCTGGTAGCGCTCAACGAATTCGACGACGCACCGCGGTATCCGATCGAGGACATCCGGCAGGCACTTGCCGTGCCCGCCGATACCCCGATCCTGTCCATCGATGCCCGGCGTCGTGAGCCCGCCAAGCAGGCGCTGGTCGCGCTCACCGAGTACGCCCTACGCAAGGTGATGCAGGGCTACTGA
- a CDS encoding carboxyl transferase domain-containing protein, giving the protein MRTSAREFLGQLLDTDSFISWDRPPVTVAATPRYRDALRKAALAAGTDESVLTGEGLLRGRRVAVIACEFGFLAGSIGVAAAERIVAAVECATELGLPLIASPTSGGTRMQEGTVAFVQMVKIAGAVATHKSAGHPYLVYLRNPTMGGVFASWGSLGHITFAEPGALIGFLGPRVYQALYGRPFPEGVQTAENLYRRGVIDGVLPIPVFRRIAHRALSVFSGVQLPDSTAAQGATALPTSVSPHEPTWRQQPTEAATVDDSKAVEARQIRRDDATNRSGENRVWQSVLISRRPQRPGIRELLRHVTQRVPLSGTGQGESDRTAVLALGRFRGQPCVVFGHDRRGQQGENTMGPAALREARRSMALAQELRLPLVLVIDTVGAALSKEAEERGLAPEIARCIADLVTLDTPTVSVLLGQGTGGGALALLPADRVLAATHAWLAPLPPEGASAIVFRDTDHAPELAAAQRISAADLLADGVVDRIVPELPDAADEPVDFARRMVAAIANELATLRARPESEVLAARQVRYRRLGLPGDAG; this is encoded by the coding sequence GTGCGTACTTCGGCGCGGGAGTTCCTCGGGCAGCTGCTCGATACCGACTCGTTCATCAGCTGGGACCGGCCACCGGTGACGGTGGCCGCCACCCCGCGGTATCGTGACGCTTTGCGGAAGGCGGCGCTGGCGGCGGGCACCGATGAGTCGGTGCTCACCGGGGAGGGGCTGTTGCGTGGTCGTCGCGTTGCCGTGATCGCCTGCGAGTTCGGGTTTCTGGCCGGTTCGATCGGTGTCGCCGCGGCGGAACGGATCGTCGCGGCGGTCGAGTGCGCCACCGAACTCGGGCTGCCATTGATCGCTTCGCCGACCTCTGGCGGCACCCGGATGCAAGAGGGCACCGTCGCGTTCGTGCAGATGGTGAAGATCGCTGGTGCCGTCGCGACCCACAAATCGGCTGGTCACCCGTACCTGGTCTACCTCCGCAATCCCACGATGGGCGGCGTCTTCGCGTCGTGGGGTTCGCTGGGACATATCACTTTCGCCGAGCCCGGTGCGCTGATCGGGTTTCTCGGGCCGCGGGTCTACCAGGCCCTGTACGGCAGACCATTTCCGGAAGGTGTGCAGACCGCGGAGAACCTGTACCGCCGCGGCGTCATCGACGGGGTGCTGCCGATACCCGTTTTCCGTCGCATCGCCCATCGCGCGTTGAGCGTTTTCAGTGGCGTCCAGCTGCCCGATTCCACGGCGGCGCAAGGCGCTACCGCGCTGCCCACCTCTGTGTCTCCTCATGAACCAACGTGGCGGCAGCAGCCGACGGAGGCGGCTACCGTCGATGATTCGAAAGCCGTTGAGGCACGACAAATCCGCCGCGATGACGCGACGAATCGTTCCGGCGAAAACCGGGTATGGCAGTCGGTGCTGATCTCGCGCCGCCCACAGCGGCCGGGCATTCGCGAGCTCTTACGTCATGTGACGCAACGGGTTCCGCTCAGCGGCACCGGCCAGGGCGAATCGGATCGAACGGCCGTACTCGCGCTCGGACGTTTCCGGGGGCAACCATGTGTGGTGTTCGGGCACGATCGGCGCGGCCAGCAAGGCGAGAACACCATGGGTCCGGCCGCCCTTCGCGAGGCGCGGCGCAGTATGGCGCTTGCTCAGGAGTTGCGACTGCCGCTGGTGTTGGTCATCGACACAGTGGGTGCGGCGCTGTCGAAAGAAGCCGAGGAGCGGGGCCTCGCACCCGAAATCGCCCGCTGCATCGCAGATCTGGTGACGCTCGACACCCCGACCGTCTCGGTACTGCTCGGTCAGGGCACCGGCGGTGGTGCGCTGGCGCTGCTGCCCGCCGACCGGGTGCTCGCCGCCACGCACGCCTGGCTGGCTCCGCTGCCGCCGGAAGGGGCGAGCGCCATCGTATTCCGTGACACCGACCATGCTCCGGAACTTGCTGCGGCCCAACGGATCAGCGCAGCCGATCTGCTTGCCGACGGCGTGGTCGACCGCATCGTGCCCGAGCTTCCTGATGCCGCGGACGAGCCGGTGGACTTCGCCCGCCGCATGGTCGCCGCGATCGCGAACGAACTCGCGACCCTGCGCGCCCGCCCGGAATCGGAGGTGCTCGCGGCACGGCAGGTGCGCTACCGGAGACTGGGACTGCCCGGCGACGCGGGCTGA
- a CDS encoding DUF742 domain-containing protein, whose amino-acid sequence MDIEDHRMGSAEPSLVRPYSLTAGRTRPAVELALEALVASHPVALERQFELTNIETSIVELCRESPSVAEVAARLGIPIGVARVLVADLIEAGHVRVSATLKDDSSDDERRELIERVLSGLRRI is encoded by the coding sequence ATGGACATAGAAGATCACCGCATGGGAAGCGCCGAGCCGAGCCTCGTACGCCCGTACTCGCTGACCGCAGGCCGAACCAGGCCGGCGGTCGAGTTGGCGTTGGAAGCCCTCGTCGCATCGCATCCGGTCGCCCTCGAGCGGCAGTTCGAACTGACCAACATCGAGACGTCAATCGTGGAGTTGTGCAGAGAATCGCCGTCCGTTGCCGAGGTAGCAGCCAGACTGGGTATCCCCATTGGGGTAGCCCGCGTGCTCGTAGCCGACCTGATCGAGGCCGGACACGTGCGCGTTTCGGCGACATTGAAAGACGATTCCAGCGACGATGAACGTCGCGAGCTGATCGAAAGGGTTCTCAGTGGACTCCGGCGTATTTAA
- a CDS encoding sensor histidine kinase — MRDAARSGSKRWALGNWDLRWKVTAVLAVPLAVAVGLGVSRISSEFAESNRLADIAENVAAIPSVTGLSAQTATTAASQMISLGTNQSVVTDQNLADLDKAIANAEKSIGKLGGVPGAREAIDSMLTQARGVRAQGKSVTTGPPSDTLALIDRVRNDSVRIVENTVGQVSDSAVDVAKLRLVDSLNTRAALVNEVAAFPEVLRSQQSGVQSFMIAANTERALLNVLAHRFSDGDTSIADLRAGIDTRIALLTSPQSQAGQLPVGDLKKSLTDSLAVYEHVVGKATKDIDAAMQSLVSTAQRDAWTYTAVVIATILAALLLAVFVARSMIVPLHRLRLAALRVAESDLPQEVAQLRHGASPEEVPLEPMPVRSTEEIGQLARAVDDIHGQALRLASEQAKMRAQVNDMFETLARRSKSLVDHQLTLIEAMEYDEKDPRLLENLFRLDHLAARMRRNGDNLLILAGTRQRRSKSAPVEIADVLRAAISEVEDYERVKLGATPRGSLKEPAASDMAHLFAELLDNALRASPPETDVKFTFAQAHDQGLLIEVADRGIGMPPAEMADINLRLEQTAEPGPDTARHMGLFVVGRLAERHGLTVRLRATFDTARDPGVTVTVHVPVGLIVAGKPSAGQPVTPTPSPQPVKPQRPSAQSSMQTRAVTRTPGGNVMVTVDPGVSGPIPVTDSAGSAPAASPSAPAPVGSGGLPQRQPGSSAMSSGLRSDAQQSGASLRPTPGQAAGGPQRGKLAAANLPKRHLGPGGPPPRQPGGPAEPSGAGLPHREANSGELPQRQPGANGVPQPSVGLPQRQPGSNGAPPRDASSGGLPQRESASGGLPQRESASGGLPQRESASGGLPQRESASGGLPQRESASGGLPQRESALGGLPQRESGATGLPQRQPGSNGAPQRESALGGLPQREPGTTGLPPRQPAPNLPQRDATPGGLPQREPAAHGLPQRESGNGLSQREPASGALPSINGLPQRDSAATGLPQREPASGGLPQRESALGGLPQRPPAPTSLPQRESGLTGLPQRQPGAQAPQRQPVPPGIALPQRDRGGQHAVSGEQSATTSGRDPGKHSFKSNPAKTASFFQTRLQPAAESESSMGSTPIFAEMMSAWLSDPNADRSQVAASFESPGDEGWQAARRASEAQPETRTAAGLPQRNPGGRLVPGGVSGAGDRVPRRDPETIRSSLSRHQQGVRDGRAMRAMNLTGDKGDR, encoded by the coding sequence ATGCGTGACGCCGCTAGGTCCGGCAGTAAGCGCTGGGCGCTCGGCAACTGGGACCTGCGCTGGAAGGTGACGGCGGTGCTCGCCGTGCCCCTGGCGGTCGCAGTCGGGCTCGGCGTGTCCAGGATCTCGTCGGAGTTCGCGGAATCGAACCGGCTCGCCGACATCGCCGAGAACGTGGCCGCCATCCCGTCGGTTACCGGGCTCAGCGCGCAGACCGCGACCACCGCGGCCTCGCAGATGATCTCGCTCGGGACCAATCAGTCCGTAGTGACCGATCAGAACCTCGCGGATCTGGACAAGGCGATCGCCAACGCCGAGAAGTCGATCGGCAAGCTGGGCGGCGTGCCGGGTGCACGCGAGGCCATCGACAGCATGCTCACCCAGGCCAGGGGAGTGCGGGCCCAGGGCAAATCGGTCACCACCGGCCCGCCGTCGGACACCCTCGCGCTGATCGACCGCGTCCGCAACGACAGTGTGCGAATCGTCGAGAACACCGTCGGCCAGGTCAGCGACTCCGCCGTGGACGTGGCCAAACTGCGGCTGGTCGACTCGCTCAACACCCGTGCCGCTCTGGTCAACGAAGTCGCGGCTTTCCCCGAGGTGCTGCGCAGCCAGCAGTCCGGCGTACAGAGCTTCATGATCGCGGCCAACACCGAGCGCGCGCTGCTCAACGTGCTCGCGCACCGCTTCTCCGACGGCGACACCTCGATCGCCGACCTGCGCGCGGGCATCGACACCAGGATCGCGCTGCTGACCAGCCCGCAGTCCCAGGCGGGCCAGCTCCCGGTCGGTGACCTGAAGAAGTCGCTGACCGACAGCCTCGCGGTGTACGAGCACGTCGTCGGCAAGGCGACCAAGGACATCGACGCCGCGATGCAGTCGCTGGTGTCCACGGCCCAGCGCGACGCGTGGACCTACACCGCGGTCGTCATCGCGACCATCCTCGCCGCGCTCCTGCTCGCGGTGTTCGTCGCCCGCTCGATGATCGTCCCGCTGCACCGGCTGCGCTTGGCCGCGCTGCGCGTGGCCGAGAGCGACCTGCCGCAGGAGGTCGCCCAGCTCCGCCACGGCGCCTCGCCCGAAGAGGTCCCGCTGGAACCCATGCCGGTGCGCAGCACCGAGGAAATCGGTCAGCTGGCGCGCGCGGTCGACGACATCCACGGGCAGGCCCTGCGTCTGGCGAGCGAGCAGGCGAAGATGCGTGCGCAGGTCAACGACATGTTCGAGACCCTGGCGCGGCGGTCCAAGTCGCTCGTCGACCATCAGCTCACCCTCATCGAGGCGATGGAGTACGACGAGAAGGATCCGCGTCTGCTCGAAAACCTCTTCCGGCTCGACCACCTCGCCGCGCGTATGCGCCGCAACGGCGACAACCTGCTGATTCTCGCGGGCACCAGACAGCGCCGCAGCAAGTCCGCTCCGGTCGAGATCGCCGACGTGCTGCGTGCCGCGATCTCCGAGGTCGAGGACTACGAGCGGGTGAAGCTCGGCGCCACGCCGCGCGGTTCGCTGAAAGAGCCTGCCGCCTCCGACATGGCGCATCTGTTCGCCGAGCTGTTGGACAACGCGCTGCGCGCCTCGCCGCCGGAGACGGACGTCAAGTTCACCTTCGCGCAGGCGCACGACCAGGGGCTGCTCATCGAGGTCGCCGACCGAGGCATCGGTATGCCGCCCGCGGAGATGGCCGACATCAACCTGCGCCTGGAGCAGACCGCCGAGCCCGGGCCCGACACCGCCCGCCACATGGGTCTCTTCGTGGTCGGCAGGCTCGCCGAGCGACACGGTCTCACCGTGCGGCTGCGGGCGACCTTCGACACCGCACGCGATCCGGGCGTGACCGTGACCGTGCACGTGCCGGTCGGACTGATCGTCGCGGGCAAGCCGAGCGCGGGGCAGCCCGTCACCCCGACGCCCTCGCCGCAGCCCGTCAAGCCGCAGCGTCCGTCGGCGCAGTCGTCCATGCAGACACGGGCGGTCACGCGCACACCCGGGGGCAATGTCATGGTCACCGTAGATCCCGGAGTGAGTGGCCCGATTCCGGTCACCGACTCCGCGGGCTCCGCGCCCGCCGCATCGCCCAGCGCACCGGCGCCCGTCGGCTCGGGCGGCCTGCCCCAGCGGCAGCCGGGTTCGTCGGCGATGTCGTCCGGTCTGCGTTCGGACGCCCAGCAGTCGGGCGCGAGCTTGCGTCCCACGCCGGGCCAAGCCGCCGGCGGCCCGCAACGCGGCAAGCTCGCCGCGGCCAACCTGCCCAAGCGCCATCTCGGTCCCGGCGGTCCGCCGCCGCGTCAGCCGGGTGGTCCGGCGGAGCCGAGCGGCGCGGGTCTGCCGCACCGTGAAGCGAACTCGGGCGAACTGCCGCAGCGGCAGCCGGGCGCCAATGGTGTGCCGCAGCCGAGCGTCGGTCTGCCGCAGCGGCAGCCGGGATCGAACGGCGCTCCGCCACGGGACGCGTCGTCGGGCGGTTTGCCGCAGCGTGAGTCGGCGTCGGGTGGTTTGCCGCAGCGTGAGTCGGCGTCGGGTGGTTTGCCGCAGCGTGAGTCGGCGTCGGGTGGTTTGCCGCAGCGTGAGTCGGCGTCGGGTGGTTTGCCGCAGCGTGAGTCGGCGTCGGGTGGTTTGCCGCAGCGTGAGTCGGCGCTGGGTGGTTTGCCGCAGCGTGAGTCGGGCGCCACCGGATTGCCGCAGCGTCAGCCGGGGTCGAACGGTGCGCCGCAGCGTGAGTCGGCGCTGGGTGGTTTGCCGCAGCGTGAGCCGGGCACCACTGGCCTTCCGCCGCGGCAGCCGGCGCCGAACCTACCGCAGCGCGACGCGACACCAGGCGGATTGCCGCAGCGTGAGCCCGCCGCCCATGGTCTCCCGCAACGCGAGTCCGGAAACGGTTTGTCGCAGCGCGAACCGGCTTCCGGTGCGCTGCCCTCGATCAACGGTCTGCCGCAACGGGATTCGGCCGCCACCGGCCTGCCGCAGCGCGAGCCGGCCTCGGGTGGTCTGCCGCAGCGTGAGTCGGCGCTGGGTGGTCTGCCCCAGCGTCCGCCCGCGCCGACGAGCCTGCCGCAGCGAGAGAGCGGGCTGACCGGCCTGCCGCAGCGGCAGCCGGGCGCCCAGGCGCCACAGCGTCAGCCCGTTCCCCCGGGAATCGCTCTGCCGCAACGGGATCGCGGTGGCCAGCACGCCGTGAGCGGTGAGCAGTCGGCAACCACCTCCGGGCGTGATCCCGGCAAGCACAGCTTCAAGTCCAACCCCGCGAAGACGGCCTCGTTCTTCCAGACCAGGCTGCAGCCCGCGGCCGAGTCGGAGTCGTCCATGGGATCGACGCCGATCTTCGCCGAAATGATGTCGGCGTGGCTGTCGGACCCCAACGCGGATCGGTCGCAGGTGGCGGCCTCCTTCGAGTCGCCGGGCGACGAAGGGTGGCAGGCGGCTCGCCGCGCGAGCGAGGCGCAGCCCGAGACGAGGACGGCCGCGGGGTTGCCGCAACGCAATCCGGGCGGGAGGCTTGTCCCGGGTGGCGTCAGCGGTGCGGGCGATCGGGTGCCGCGCCGCGATCCAGAAACGATCAGGTCCAGCTTGAGTCGTCACCAGCAGGGCGTCCGGGATGGCCGCGCAATGAGAGCAATGAACCTAACCGGAGATAAAGGAGACCGATGA
- a CDS encoding enoyl-CoA hydratase — MLGVSRDGDVVTIELQREERRNALNYELVTLLREAVLAAIADRARVIVLTGRGPVFSSGADLSGVYTGDFLSAWLETLHTIESAPIPVISAINGAAIGAGVQLALASDLRVVSPEAYLAIPAAKLGITVDRWTVRRLVALIGGGPARTVLLGAESISAEDAYIFGFANRIGGLAEAQAWAKQIAALAPLSLRHMKLVLNDDGTRDPETAQQRAALEAAWTSEDAKEGRLARQEKRAAKFVGR, encoded by the coding sequence ATGCTCGGGGTCAGCCGCGATGGTGATGTGGTGACCATCGAACTCCAGCGGGAGGAGCGCCGCAACGCGCTCAACTACGAACTTGTGACGCTGCTGCGTGAAGCCGTCCTCGCCGCTATAGCCGACCGAGCGCGAGTCATCGTGCTGACCGGGCGCGGTCCGGTCTTCAGTTCGGGCGCCGATCTGTCCGGGGTGTACACCGGTGATTTCCTGTCCGCGTGGCTGGAGACATTGCACACTATCGAATCGGCGCCGATCCCGGTGATTTCGGCGATCAACGGCGCCGCGATCGGTGCGGGCGTGCAGTTGGCGCTCGCCTCGGATCTGCGGGTGGTCTCGCCGGAGGCGTATCTCGCGATTCCGGCGGCGAAGTTGGGCATCACGGTGGATCGGTGGACCGTGCGCAGGCTGGTCGCGCTGATCGGCGGCGGTCCGGCCAGGACCGTGCTGCTCGGGGCGGAATCGATCTCGGCCGAGGACGCCTACATCTTCGGGTTCGCCAACCGGATCGGCGGCCTTGCCGAGGCGCAAGCCTGGGCGAAGCAGATCGCGGCCTTGGCGCCGCTGTCGCTCCGCCACATGAAGCTGGTGCTCAACGACGACGGGACGCGCGATCCGGAAACCGCTCAGCAGCGTGCGGCGCTCGAGGCCGCATGGACGAGTGAGGATGCCAAGGAGGGTCGTTTGGCCAGGCAGGAAAAGCGCGCCGCGAAGTTTGTGGGGCGATGA
- a CDS encoding antitoxin, giving the protein MSFADTLKGLVGKGRDAAAKNADKINTAVDKAGDFIDDKTHHKYTDKIAKGKEAAKKVVPPDQSGPHA; this is encoded by the coding sequence ATGAGTTTCGCGGACACACTCAAAGGCCTGGTCGGCAAGGGAAGGGACGCGGCGGCCAAGAACGCCGACAAGATCAACACAGCGGTCGACAAGGCCGGTGACTTCATCGACGACAAGACGCATCACAAGTACACGGACAAGATCGCCAAAGGCAAGGAGGCTGCCAAGAAGGTGGTCCCGCCGGACCAGTCCGGGCCGCACGCCTGA
- a CDS encoding aldo/keto reductase, protein MTFRSETSTVPPIVLNDGNVIPQLGFGVFQVPADDVFPAVTTALEVGYRSIDTAAIYGNEEGTGRAIREYGLPRDEIYVTTKLWNAEQGYDATLRAFDASLARLGLDYLDLYLIHWPVAAAGRFVDTFRAFQALKSQGRVRSIGVSNFTVANLQRLIAETGEIPAVNQIELHPRFVQRELREFHAANAIATEAWSPLGQGTVLDDGTITAVAAEVDRTPAQVIIRWHLQLGNVVIPKSITPSRIAENFDVFGFELTPAQVNAINALDSGSRIGADPDTFTVGLSPSASPDL, encoded by the coding sequence GTGACCTTCAGAAGCGAGACCAGCACCGTTCCCCCGATCGTGCTGAACGACGGGAACGTGATCCCGCAGCTCGGCTTCGGCGTGTTCCAAGTGCCCGCCGACGATGTGTTTCCGGCCGTCACCACCGCGCTGGAGGTGGGTTATCGCAGCATCGATACCGCCGCTATCTACGGGAACGAAGAGGGCACCGGTCGTGCGATCCGGGAATACGGACTGCCCCGGGACGAGATCTATGTGACGACCAAGCTGTGGAACGCCGAGCAAGGCTACGACGCCACGCTGCGCGCCTTCGACGCCAGTCTGGCCCGGCTCGGCCTGGACTACCTCGACCTGTATCTCATTCACTGGCCGGTGGCCGCCGCCGGACGGTTCGTCGACACCTTCCGCGCTTTCCAGGCGCTGAAGTCGCAGGGGCGAGTCAGGTCGATCGGCGTCTCGAACTTCACGGTCGCGAACCTGCAGCGGCTCATCGCCGAAACCGGCGAGATCCCGGCGGTGAACCAGATCGAGCTGCACCCCAGGTTTGTGCAGCGGGAGCTGCGTGAGTTCCACGCCGCGAACGCGATCGCCACCGAGGCGTGGAGCCCGCTCGGTCAGGGCACCGTACTCGACGACGGCACCATCACCGCTGTGGCCGCCGAGGTCGATCGCACTCCGGCGCAGGTGATCATTCGCTGGCACCTCCAGCTGGGCAATGTCGTCATTCCGAAGTCGATCACACCGTCGCGGATCGCGGAGAACTTCGACGTGTTCGGCTTCGAGCTCACCCCGGCGCAGGTGAACGCAATCAACGCGCTGGACAGCGGTTCGCGCATCGGTGCGGACCCGGATACGTTCACTGTGGGTCTGAGCCCCTCCGCCTCTCCGGATCTTTAG
- a CDS encoding MBL fold metallo-hydrolase, with the protein MGIRNIVGAAAGTLGITWVVRAVWGIPSAMGASISAIQPYAAGAASYRNRQFHNTEPSSQVAAGSAPSLLVSALTQRNAGRPRGTIPLQTPLPPSEAATLAVTWYGHATTLIEIDGYRILTDPVWSERVSPSALVGPARLHPVPQPLAELPEVDAVLISHDHYDHLDKETVRELVVRQSAPFLVPIGIGAHLRHWGVPDHRIIELDWGASVSLAELGRDRDGADLTLTCTEARHFSGRGLLRNTTLWASWSIVGPTRRAYFGGDTGYTKAFAAAGAALGPFDLTLLPIGAYDERWPDVHMNPEEAVMAHADLCVGDPGYGLLVPIHWATFNLAFHGWSEPVGRMVAAARAAGTSVAVPMPGQRVDPMIEPPGDSWWENVG; encoded by the coding sequence ATGGGCATTCGAAATATCGTCGGCGCGGCCGCCGGTACACTCGGCATTACGTGGGTGGTCCGGGCGGTGTGGGGTATCCCATCGGCGATGGGCGCTTCGATTTCGGCGATCCAGCCCTACGCGGCGGGCGCGGCGAGCTACCGAAATCGCCAGTTCCACAACACCGAACCCAGCAGTCAGGTAGCCGCGGGGTCGGCTCCATCGCTGTTGGTCTCGGCACTGACCCAGCGCAATGCGGGCAGGCCGCGCGGAACCATCCCGCTGCAGACTCCCCTGCCGCCGAGTGAGGCGGCCACTCTCGCCGTCACCTGGTACGGCCATGCGACGACGCTGATCGAGATCGACGGGTACCGGATTCTCACCGATCCCGTATGGAGCGAACGGGTTTCGCCTTCGGCGCTGGTCGGGCCCGCACGCCTGCACCCGGTGCCGCAGCCGCTGGCGGAGCTGCCCGAGGTGGACGCGGTGCTCATCTCACACGACCACTATGACCACTTGGACAAGGAGACGGTCCGGGAACTGGTGGTACGCCAGAGCGCGCCGTTCCTCGTGCCGATCGGCATCGGCGCCCACCTGCGGCACTGGGGTGTCCCGGACCATCGGATCATCGAATTGGATTGGGGCGCTTCGGTATCACTGGCTGAACTCGGCCGAGATCGGGACGGCGCGGATCTGACGCTCACCTGCACCGAGGCGCGGCACTTCTCCGGACGCGGCCTGCTCCGCAACACCACGCTGTGGGCTTCCTGGTCGATTGTCGGTCCGACGCGGCGGGCTTACTTCGGCGGCGACACCGGATATACGAAGGCGTTCGCCGCGGCGGGCGCTGCGCTCGGTCCATTCGATCTGACGCTGCTGCCCATCGGCGCCTACGACGAGCGCTGGCCGGATGTGCACATGAACCCCGAGGAGGCGGTCATGGCGCATGCCGATCTGTGCGTCGGCGATCCGGGCTACGGCCTGCTCGTGCCCATCCATTGGGCGACGTTCAACCTCGCCTTCCACGGTTGGTCCGAGCCGGTCGGGCGCATGGTGGCGGCGGCGCGGGCGGCGGGCACCTCCGTCGCGGTACCGATGCCAGGTCAGCGTGTGGATCCGATGATCGAGCCACCAGGGGATTCCTGGTGGGAGAATGTTGGTTGA